In Meleagris gallopavo isolate NT-WF06-2002-E0010 breed Aviagen turkey brand Nicholas breeding stock chromosome 5, Turkey_5.1, whole genome shotgun sequence, a single window of DNA contains:
- the AHSA1 gene encoding LOW QUALITY PROTEIN: activator of 90 kDa heat shock protein ATPase homolog 1 (The sequence of the model RefSeq protein was modified relative to this genomic sequence to represent the inferred CDS: inserted 1 base in 1 codon) encodes SNWSTERLKALLLPVRVEGEEGACEVTEVSKLDGEASINNRKGKLIFFYEWAIKLAWTGTSTTGVKYKGYVEIPNLSDENDIDEVEILVSLAKDEPDTNLKTLMKQEGXKKIRDAIKTYISTLKTEFTQGMILPTVNGEHTEAAPQVAPKAKDSKMAASSSTATAQSKSIGVKIPTCKINLKDTFLTSPEELYRVFVTQEMVQAFTHAHAALEADKGGKFQLLDGSVTGEFVDLVPEKQLVMKWRFKSWPAGHFATITLNFTDKGGETEVCLEGKGIPASEEERTKQGWQRYYFEGIKQTFGYGARLF; translated from the exons TCCAACTGGTCCACGGAACGGCTGAAGGCCCTCCTCCTGCCCGTCAGGGTGGAGGGCGAGGAGGGGGCCTGCGAGGTGACCGAAGTGAGCAAGCTGGATGGGGAGGCCTCCATCAACAACCGCAAGGGAAAGCTCATCTTCTTCTACGAGTGGGCCATCAAGCTGGCCTGGACGG GCACCTCGACCACAGGAGTGAAATACAAAGGTTATGTGGAGATTCCTAATCTCTCAGATGAGAATGACATTGATGAAGTGGAG ATCCTTGTCAGCCTTGCTAAAGATGAGCCTGACACTAACTTGAAGACCCTGATGAAGCAAGAAG GCAAAAAAATCAGAGATGCAATAAAAACTTACATTAGCACTCTCAAAACAG aATTCACCCAGGGCATGATATTGCCTACAGTGAATGGTGAACATACGGAAGCAGCACCTCAGGTGGCACCTAAAGCAAAAGACAGCAAG ATGGCTGCTAGCAGCAGTACTGCCACAGCACAGTCCAAGTCCATAGGAGTCAAGATCCCTACGTGTAAGATCAACTTGAAGGATACATTCTTAACATCTCCTGAGGAGCTCTACCGAGTGTTCGTTACTCAAGAG ATGGTCCAAGCTTTCACCCACGCACATGCAGCCCTGGAGGCTGATAAAGGAGGCAAGTTTCAGTTGCTGGATGGCAGTGTCACAGGAGAGTTTGTTGACCTA gtCCCTGAGAAGCAACTTGTTATGAAATGGAGATTTAAGTCTTGGCCAGCTG GGCACTTTGCAACAATTACCTTGAATTTCACTGACAAAGGTGGTGAGACAGAGGTGTGCTTGGAAGGCAAGGGAATTCCTGCCAGTGAGGAGGAGAGAACAAAGCAAGGCTGGCAGCGCTACTACTTTGAGGGCATTAAACAGACATTTGGCTATGGTGCCCGCTTGTTTTAA